Proteins found in one Parasteatoda tepidariorum isolate YZ-2023 chromosome 7, CAS_Ptep_4.0, whole genome shotgun sequence genomic segment:
- the LOC107449073 gene encoding uncharacterized protein codes for MPNTGDTELDNPSTSKYIEGVLVKPPPFWNETPKLWFAHIEAQFKNCHVSAEITKHNITVAALEQKILNTVSDIVLSPPVENQYTALKEALIAHLSDSESVQLKKLFSKLDLGDKRPSQLLREMRNLAMGKVNDNVLKPLWLQQLPQQVQAILAVSTETLDKLAEMGDKILETCGRYQCVGEFSANRNSEATKSESLNLSTILDIINELSKEVGTMVRTKASCPGMMGNIGPFSTN; via the exons ATGCCTAATACTGGAGATACAGAACTCGATAATCCAAGTACTTCTAAATATATTGAAGGCGTCTTAGTAAAGCCTCCTCCGTTTTGGAATGAAACTCCGAAATTATGGTTTGCGCATATTGAAGCTCAATTTAAGAATTGTCACGTTTCGGCTGAAATCACAAAGCACAACATCACCGTTGCTGCCTTGgaacagaaaattttgaatacggTAAGTGATATAGTTTTGTCACCTCCCGTAGAAAATCAATATACCGCATTAAAGGAAGCACTTATTGCTCATTTGAGTGATTCCGAAAGTGTTCAACTAAAAAAACTCTTCTCCAAACTAGATCTTGGCGATAAGCGCCCTAGTCAATTGCTACGCGAAATGCGGAATTTGGCGATGGGTAAAGTAAATGACAATGTCTTAAAACCACTTTGGTTACAACAATTGCCGCAGCAAGTTCAAGCCATTTTAGCTGTCAGCACTGAAACTCTTGATAAACTGGCTGAAATGggtgataaaattttagaaacttgcGGCAGGTACCAGTGCGTTGGCGAATTTTCTGCCAATAGAAATTCAGAAGCGACTAAATCAGAAAGTCTGAATTTATCAACAATATTAGACATAATTAATGAACTTTCTAAAGAA gTCGGGACCATGGTCCGGACAAAGGCTTCATGCCCGGGCATGATGGGTAACATAGGTCCTTTTAGCACAAATTAG